From a region of the Streptomyces tirandamycinicus genome:
- a CDS encoding metallophosphoesterase family protein, translating to MSYEVRGGPQAPAEVPAGSGARGGPRLVAVSDLHVRYAENREIVEALHPESDGDWLLVAGDVGEYVADVRWALELLAGRFAKVIWAPGNHELWTPPDDPVRLRGERRYEHLVQLCRELGVVTPEDPFPVWDGPGGPVAIAPLFVLYDYSFRPDGARSKEEALTIAEQAGVVCTDEFMLHPDPHASRDAWCRARLEITEARLAELPPELPTVLVNHFPLVREPTRVLWHPEFALWCGTEATADWPRRFRASAVVYGHLHIPRLIWWEGVPHQEVSLGYPREWRGRQGTPGRPVEVFPLVPDGARS from the coding sequence GTGAGCTATGAGGTCCGTGGTGGTCCGCAGGCACCGGCGGAGGTCCCCGCCGGGAGCGGCGCCCGGGGCGGCCCCCGGCTCGTGGCCGTCAGCGACCTGCATGTCCGCTACGCCGAGAACCGCGAGATCGTCGAAGCGCTGCACCCGGAGTCGGACGGGGACTGGCTGCTGGTCGCCGGGGACGTCGGCGAGTACGTCGCCGATGTGCGCTGGGCGCTGGAGCTGCTGGCCGGACGGTTCGCCAAGGTGATCTGGGCGCCGGGCAACCACGAACTGTGGACGCCCCCCGACGATCCGGTGCGGTTGCGCGGCGAGCGGCGCTACGAGCATCTGGTGCAGCTCTGCCGGGAGCTGGGCGTCGTCACTCCCGAGGACCCGTTCCCGGTCTGGGACGGCCCCGGCGGGCCGGTGGCGATCGCCCCGCTCTTCGTGCTGTACGACTACTCCTTCCGGCCCGACGGAGCGCGCTCCAAGGAGGAGGCCCTGACGATCGCGGAGCAGGCCGGTGTGGTGTGCACGGACGAGTTCATGCTGCACCCCGATCCCCATGCGTCACGGGACGCCTGGTGCCGTGCCCGGCTGGAGATCACGGAGGCCAGGCTGGCCGAGCTTCCGCCGGAGCTGCCGACCGTGCTGGTCAACCACTTTCCGCTGGTCCGCGAGCCCACCAGGGTCCTGTGGCACCCGGAGTTCGCCCTGTGGTGCGGGACGGAGGCGACGGCCGACTGGCCGCGCCGGTTCCGCGCGTCCGCCGTCGTCTACGGCCATCTGCACATCCCCCGGCTGATCTGGTGGGAGGGCGTGCCGCACCAGGAGGTGTCCCTCGGCTATCCGCGGGAGTGGCGCGGGCGCCAGGGCACGCCCGGCCGTCCCGTGGAGGTCTTCCCGCTGGTACCGGACGGAGCGCGCTCGTGA
- a CDS encoding cyclic nucleotide-binding domain-containing protein — translation MSSSSIRITAALSTEHRGRLMEMARDVKFPEGARVFEEGRLADRFWIIRSGTVTLDIRVPGRRPAVIENLGFGELVGWSWLFPPYVWQLGAEAMTPVRAQEFDAVPVRSLMEADPAFGSAIGQWVGRVLAHRLHSARVRLLDLYAPYGSGLSE, via the coding sequence ATGAGCAGCTCTTCGATACGGATCACGGCCGCCCTCTCCACCGAGCACCGCGGCCGGCTGATGGAGATGGCCAGGGACGTCAAGTTCCCCGAAGGAGCCCGCGTCTTCGAGGAGGGCCGCCTCGCCGACCGGTTCTGGATCATCCGGTCCGGCACCGTCACGCTGGACATCCGGGTTCCCGGCCGCCGTCCCGCCGTGATCGAGAACCTCGGCTTCGGCGAGCTCGTGGGCTGGTCCTGGCTCTTCCCGCCGTACGTCTGGCAGTTGGGCGCCGAGGCCATGACCCCGGTGCGCGCCCAGGAGTTCGACGCGGTGCCCGTCCGCAGTCTGATGGAGGCCGACCCCGCGTTCGGCTCGGCGATAGGCCAGTGGGTCGGGCGGGTTCTGGCCCATCGGCTGCACTCGGCCCGGGTGCGGCTGCTCGACCTGTACGCCCCGTACGGCAGTGGTCTCTCGGAGTGA
- a CDS encoding DUF309 domain-containing protein, which translates to MSRTSRDRDDEGRARSARPRDGLGRPLPYGAEGVERQPEGVVRSPEETLAEAQRLLDAGMPFHAHEVLEDAWKSGPGEERGLWRGLAQLAVGLTHAARGNPTGGAALLARGAESLAPYGAGGPHGAGGPYGIDVAGLTRWAEALRDGLRRDGRPVSAAARAPRLRAR; encoded by the coding sequence GTGAGCAGGACGTCGAGGGATCGCGATGACGAGGGGCGGGCGCGCAGCGCGCGTCCGCGGGACGGGCTGGGCCGGCCGCTGCCGTACGGCGCGGAAGGCGTGGAGCGGCAGCCGGAAGGGGTGGTCCGCTCCCCGGAGGAGACGCTGGCCGAGGCGCAGCGGCTGCTGGACGCGGGGATGCCGTTCCACGCCCATGAGGTGCTGGAGGACGCCTGGAAGTCCGGGCCCGGCGAGGAGCGCGGGCTGTGGCGGGGGCTGGCGCAGCTGGCGGTGGGGTTGACGCATGCCGCACGCGGCAATCCCACGGGGGGCGCCGCGCTGCTGGCCCGCGGCGCCGAGTCCCTCGCGCCGTACGGGGCCGGTGGGCCGCACGGGGCCGGTGGGCCGTACGGGATCGACGTCGCCGGGCTGACCCGCTGGGCGGAGGCGCTGCGGGACGGCCTGCGGAGGGACGGGAGGCCGGTCTCCGCGGCCGCGCGGGCGCCCCGGCTGCGGGCGCGCTGA
- a CDS encoding STAS domain-containing protein — MVAGQDGRPGGGDGRFTVTVRPGPEPGTVVVELVGELDHDTAEPLRSALEDAIGGGARRIVVDCAELRFCDSTGLNVLLRARLAAQGGEARVELAALRPQVARMLAITGAGAVFPRYASLGEAFAGPRRE, encoded by the coding sequence ATGGTGGCAGGACAGGACGGTCGGCCCGGTGGCGGCGACGGCCGGTTCACGGTAACGGTACGGCCGGGTCCCGAACCGGGCACCGTGGTCGTCGAACTCGTCGGTGAGCTCGACCACGACACGGCGGAACCGCTGCGCTCGGCCCTGGAGGACGCGATCGGCGGCGGGGCGCGGCGGATCGTGGTCGACTGCGCCGAGCTGCGGTTCTGCGACTCCACGGGGCTGAACGTGCTGCTGCGGGCACGGCTCGCCGCCCAGGGCGGCGAGGCCCGGGTGGAGCTCGCCGCGCTGCGGCCGCAGGTGGCCCGGATGCTCGCCATCACGGGTGCGGGGGCGGTCTTCCCCCGGTACGCCAGCCTCGGCGAGGCGTTCGCCGGCCCACGGCGGGAGTGA
- a CDS encoding S8 family peptidase, translating to MTGLPASPVEKVIVTYKSQAPEAGSNTAAAGDAKTKAAQTGENLRFERRLAGGAALVDLGGEASKKDLAEVMDAFRADPSVASVEPDIRAYAMAVTPNDTDYTKQWDLFEATGGMNVPGAWDKTTGSGVTVAVIDTGHAAHSDLDANVVSGYDFISSSADARDGNGRDSNARDEGDWNATDNECGLGSKASNSSWHGTHVAGTIAATTHNGKGVAGIAYSAKIQPVRVLGKCGGSSSDIADAITWASGGSVPGVPANPTPAKVLNLSLGGASSTCPSVYQNAINGAVSRGSTVVVAAGNSNANASGFTPANCANIINVASTSREGNRSFYSNFGSIVDVAAPGGETRRATDTPGTVTTPENGILSTLNSGTTTQSAENYKPYQGTSMAAPHIAGLAALLESVKPSLTPADIESAIKANARPLPGTCTGGCGAGIADATKTVDAVTAPAGTTFTNGTNVTISDNSTVSSSITVTGRTGNAPAALKVDVDIKHTWRGDLVIDLVAPDGTVRNLKTSSGSDSADDVLATYIVDASSEVANGTWRLQVRDVAAGDTGYIDSWSLTF from the coding sequence ATGACCGGGCTGCCCGCCTCCCCCGTGGAGAAGGTCATCGTCACCTACAAGTCCCAGGCCCCGGAGGCGGGTTCGAACACCGCCGCGGCCGGGGACGCCAAGACCAAGGCCGCCCAGACCGGGGAGAACCTGCGCTTCGAGCGCCGCCTCGCCGGCGGTGCCGCGCTGGTCGACCTGGGCGGGGAGGCCTCGAAGAAGGACCTCGCCGAGGTCATGGACGCCTTCCGCGCCGACCCCTCGGTCGCCTCGGTGGAACCGGACATCCGCGCGTACGCGATGGCGGTCACCCCGAACGACACCGACTACACCAAGCAGTGGGACCTGTTCGAGGCCACCGGCGGCATGAACGTGCCCGGCGCCTGGGACAAGACCACGGGCAGCGGTGTCACCGTCGCCGTCATCGACACCGGCCACGCCGCCCACTCGGACCTGGACGCCAACGTCGTCTCCGGCTACGACTTCATCTCCAGCTCCGCGGACGCCCGGGACGGCAACGGCCGCGACTCCAACGCCAGGGACGAGGGCGACTGGAACGCCACCGACAACGAGTGCGGTCTCGGCTCCAAGGCGAGCAACTCCTCGTGGCACGGCACGCACGTCGCGGGCACCATCGCCGCCACCACGCACAACGGCAAGGGCGTCGCGGGCATCGCGTACAGCGCGAAGATCCAGCCCGTGCGGGTGCTCGGCAAGTGCGGCGGCTCGTCCTCGGACATCGCCGACGCCATCACCTGGGCCTCCGGCGGCAGCGTGCCGGGCGTCCCGGCCAACCCGACCCCGGCGAAGGTGCTCAACCTCAGCCTCGGCGGCGCCAGCTCCACCTGCCCCAGCGTCTACCAGAACGCCATCAACGGCGCCGTTTCCCGCGGCTCCACGGTGGTCGTGGCGGCCGGCAACAGCAACGCCAACGCGTCCGGGTTCACCCCGGCCAACTGCGCCAACATCATCAACGTCGCCTCCACGAGCCGTGAGGGCAACCGCTCCTTCTACTCCAACTTCGGCTCGATCGTCGACGTCGCCGCGCCCGGCGGCGAGACCCGCCGCGCCACCGACACCCCCGGCACGGTGACCACCCCCGAGAACGGCATCCTCTCCACGCTGAACTCGGGCACCACCACCCAGTCGGCCGAGAACTACAAGCCCTACCAGGGCACTTCGATGGCCGCACCGCACATCGCCGGTCTCGCCGCCCTGCTGGAGTCGGTCAAGCCGTCGCTGACCCCGGCCGACATCGAGTCGGCGATCAAGGCGAACGCCCGTCCGCTCCCCGGCACCTGCACCGGCGGCTGCGGCGCCGGCATCGCCGACGCGACGAAGACGGTCGACGCGGTCACCGCGCCGGCGGGCACCACGTTCACCAACGGAACGAACGTCACGATCTCGGACAACTCCACGGTGTCGTCCTCGATCACGGTCACCGGCCGCACCGGCAACGCCCCCGCCGCCCTCAAGGTGGACGTGGACATCAAGCACACCTGGCGCGGGGACCTGGTCATCGACCTGGTCGCCCCGGACGGGACCGTGCGCAACCTGAAGACCTCGTCCGGCTCGGACAGCGCCGACGACGTCCTCGCGACGTACATCGTCGACGCCTCCAGCGAGGTCGCCAACGGGACCTGGAGGCTTCAGGTCCGCGACGTGGCAGCGGGTGACACCGGCTACATCGACAGCTGGAGTCTCACCTTCTGA
- a CDS encoding DoxX family membrane protein, giving the protein MDVLVLIGRILFALLFLYSAVGHLTQHKQLGAYAASKGVPAAEAATLLSGLLMLLGGLSVLLGVWADLGALLIAAFLFPTALIMHAFWKETDPQTRQTEQISFLKDTALGGAALVMTAFFAHAGHDLGLTLTGPLLSMG; this is encoded by the coding sequence GTGGATGTCCTCGTACTGATCGGGCGCATCCTGTTCGCGCTCTTGTTCCTGTACTCCGCGGTGGGACACCTCACCCAGCACAAGCAGTTGGGCGCCTACGCCGCGTCCAAGGGCGTGCCCGCCGCGGAGGCCGCGACCCTGCTGAGCGGGCTGCTCATGCTCCTCGGCGGCCTGAGCGTCCTGCTCGGCGTCTGGGCGGACCTCGGCGCCCTGCTGATCGCGGCCTTCCTCTTCCCCACGGCGCTGATCATGCACGCCTTCTGGAAGGAGACCGACCCCCAGACGCGCCAGACGGAACAGATCTCGTTCCTGAAGGACACCGCCCTCGGCGGCGCCGCGCTGGTGATGACGGCCTTCTTCGCCCACGCGGGGCACGACCTCGGACTGACCCTCACCGGGCCCCTGCTCTCCATGGGATGA
- a CDS encoding 4'-phosphopantetheinyl transferase family protein yields MIGKLLPPPIAVREAFGDPKVPEMYPEERAAVANAVPERQREFGTVRACAREALGELGFAPGPILPGAARAPQWPDGAVGAMTHCRGYRAAAVARAADVLTIGLDAEPHLPLPDRGVRDLVTLPEERVELDRLASVRPDVCWDRLLFSAKESVYKAWYPLARRWLDFEEAVLTIDPDDATFHARLLVDGPVVDGQPLKGFDGRWLVESGLVVTAIAMVR; encoded by the coding sequence GTGATCGGCAAGCTGCTTCCCCCGCCGATCGCGGTCCGTGAGGCGTTCGGGGACCCGAAGGTGCCGGAGATGTATCCCGAGGAGCGGGCAGCCGTGGCGAACGCCGTGCCCGAAAGGCAGCGGGAGTTCGGCACGGTACGGGCGTGCGCCCGCGAGGCGCTCGGCGAACTCGGCTTCGCGCCCGGACCGATCCTGCCCGGGGCCGCGAGGGCCCCGCAGTGGCCGGACGGCGCGGTCGGCGCGATGACGCACTGCCGGGGCTACCGGGCGGCCGCGGTGGCACGCGCCGCCGACGTGCTGACCATCGGCCTGGACGCCGAGCCCCATCTGCCCCTGCCCGACCGGGGAGTCCGCGACCTGGTGACCCTGCCCGAGGAGCGCGTGGAGCTGGACCGGCTCGCCTCGGTGCGCCCGGACGTCTGCTGGGACCGGCTGCTGTTCAGCGCCAAGGAGAGTGTCTACAAGGCCTGGTACCCGCTGGCCCGGCGATGGCTGGACTTCGAGGAGGCGGTCCTCACGATCGACCCCGACGACGCCACGTTCCACGCCCGGCTGCTCGTGGACGGACCGGTCGTCGACGGGCAGCCGCTGAAGGGGTTCGACGGGCGCTGGCTGGTCGAATCCGGGCTGGTGGTCACGGCGATCGCGATGGTGCGCTGA
- a CDS encoding ATP-binding protein, whose protein sequence is MVGRCRDFSATALTDWQWLPPGGLARPPSDDPYAWDTSTDTEPDWDEERRAVAEDVLMVVSELVTNACLHAGGPLELVLDCTPERLRIEVSDASPVAPRPRPHPDPAVPGGHGLVVLGRLARAWGSVRSASGKTVWAEVAAPRPP, encoded by the coding sequence GTGGTCGGCCGCTGCCGGGACTTCAGCGCGACGGCCCTCACCGACTGGCAGTGGCTGCCCCCGGGAGGTCTCGCCCGTCCTCCGTCGGACGACCCGTACGCCTGGGACACGAGCACCGACACCGAACCGGACTGGGACGAGGAACGGCGGGCGGTCGCCGAGGACGTCCTGATGGTGGTCTCCGAACTGGTCACCAACGCCTGTCTGCACGCCGGAGGGCCGCTGGAGCTGGTTCTCGACTGCACGCCCGAGCGCCTCCGCATCGAGGTCAGCGACGCCAGCCCGGTAGCACCCCGGCCGCGCCCGCACCCCGACCCCGCGGTGCCCGGCGGGCACGGTCTGGTGGTGCTGGGCCGGCTCGCCCGTGCGTGGGGCTCGGTGCGAAGCGCCTCGGGGAAGACGGTGTGGGCGGAGGTCGCGGCACCCCGTCCGCCGTGA